Proteins encoded by one window of Acinonyx jubatus isolate Ajub_Pintada_27869175 chromosome X, VMU_Ajub_asm_v1.0, whole genome shotgun sequence:
- the BEX3 gene encoding protein BEX3 isoform X2 gives MEQPMQNGEEDRPLGGGEGHQPAGNNRRGQARRLAPNFRWAIPNRQVNDGMGGDGDDMEMFMEEMREIRRKLRELQLRNCLRILMGELSNHHDHHDEFCLMP, from the coding sequence atggagCAGCCCATGCAGAATGGAGAGGAAGACCGCCCTTTGGGAGGGGGCGAAGGCCACCAACCTGCAGGAAATAATAGACGGGGACAGGCTCGCCGACTTGCTCCTAATTTTCGATGGGCCATACCCAATAGGCAGGTCAATGATGGGATGGGTGGAGACGGAGATGATATGGAAATGTTCATGGAGGAGATGAGAGAAATCAGGAGAAAACTTAGGGAGCTGCAGTTGAGGAATTGTCTGCGTATCCTGATGGGGGAGCTCTCTAATCACCATGACCATCATGATGAATTTTGCCTTATGCCTTGA
- the BEX3 gene encoding protein BEX3 isoform X1: protein MANIHQENQEMEQPMQNGEEDRPLGGGEGHQPAGNNRRGQARRLAPNFRWAIPNRQVNDGMGGDGDDMEMFMEEMREIRRKLRELQLRNCLRILMGELSNHHDHHDEFCLMP from the coding sequence atggCAAATATCCAccaggaaaaccaagaaatggagCAGCCCATGCAGAATGGAGAGGAAGACCGCCCTTTGGGAGGGGGCGAAGGCCACCAACCTGCAGGAAATAATAGACGGGGACAGGCTCGCCGACTTGCTCCTAATTTTCGATGGGCCATACCCAATAGGCAGGTCAATGATGGGATGGGTGGAGACGGAGATGATATGGAAATGTTCATGGAGGAGATGAGAGAAATCAGGAGAAAACTTAGGGAGCTGCAGTTGAGGAATTGTCTGCGTATCCTGATGGGGGAGCTCTCTAATCACCATGACCATCATGATGAATTTTGCCTTATGCCTTGA